Genomic segment of Methanobrevibacter woesei:
CCCCTGCATTATCATTAGTTAAGCTATTATCTTCTAATCCATTAGATGTGATTATATCACTATCAGAAGAAGAATAACCATAGTTTTCAATAGTTAATGCATCAGTTTGCAATTCTTCTGCTGAAACACATCCAACACAAATAAAAATAGAAAATAATGCACTAAGTATCACTATTTTATTCATATCTTAACTCCTTTTAAATATAATTTAAAAATAACAAAGACACAAAAAGAATTTCTTTGTTAAAGACTAAATTTGGCTTTAATATAATATAAACATTGCTAAAAATACCCTATTTTTTATAAAAGAAAGTTAAAAAATACATTAAATTGAAAATAATCAATATATAAATAATCATAGTGAAAAATATCAAGACAAAACCACAATTCCTGAAAAAAAATTATGATTTTAAATTAAATACTAAAAAATTTTTAGTTAAAAGAATAAAAGATAATGAATCATATGACCAATAGAGATACAATACTCTAAACAAGCAAGTGTTTTACAATAAATGACATAATCACATATTCAGAAAATTTTGAAAAAAGTTATATATTACATACTATAAAATTAGTTTACAAGTATACCATATAGTTTAAAAGTATACTATTTTTATAGAAGGTGAATAAAAATGAGTATAAAAAAAGTCGTTGTAGCAGGAGGAGGAGTACTTGGAAGTCAAATTGCACTACAATCTGCATACTGTGGATTTGACACTACTATTTGGCTTAGAAGTGAAGGATCAATAGAAAGAACAGAAGCAAAACTTGAAAAATTCAAAAATGCATATCTTGAAGATCTTGAAGCAATGAAAACTGATGAAAGTGCATATTGCAGAGGACTGATTAAAAAAGAAGACATTTCTGATGAAAAAATTGAAGAACTAAAAGAACAAGTAATAAATGCATATGAGAGCATAACTTTAACAACAAGTTATGAAGAAGCAGCAAAAGATGCTGATTTAATAATTGAAGCAATAGCTGAAATTCCTGAAGAAAAAATAGCATTTTACCAGGAATTAGCTAAATATATGCCTGAAAAAACAATACTTGTTACAAATTCATCAACCTTGCTTCCATCAACATTTGCAGAATATACAGGAAGGCCTGAAAAATACCTCTGTTTACATTTTGCAAATTCCATTTGGAAAAACAATACTGCAGAAGTTATGGGGCATGCTGGAACTGAACAGAAATACTTTGATGAAGTAGTTAAATTTGCTGAAGATATTAACATGATCCCGCTAGAAGTTAAAAAAGAACAACCAGGTTATATCTTAAATTCACTTTTAGTTCCATTTTTAGAAGCAGCAACTCATCTATGGGCAAATGAAGTAGCTGATCCTGAAACAATTGATAAAACATGGATGTTAGCAACTGGTGCTCCAGCAGGACCATTCCACATAATTGATATTGTTGGCCTTACAACATTATACAATATTGCTTCAATGGCGCCAGAAGCAAAAGACCCTGATTCAATACAGGCTAAAAAACTTAAATTAATTAAAGAAAAAATTGACAAAGGCGAACTTGGAATTAGTGCAGGAAAAGGATTTTACGAATATTAAATCCTTTCCTTAACTTTTTTTGATAAAAAATGATTCATGACAGCTGAAGTGACCTTTGGATTATGTATTACAAGGAAAATATGAAAGTTAAGTATTAACTTTTGATAATACATCAATTTTTTAAAATAATAAGTACAAAGTTAACACTGGTGTTTAAATGAGTTCTGAGGATATTAATTTATATAACCCTAACAGATTAGGTGATTTATTATTTATTTTCCATACAAATCATAAAAAATATCTAAATAATCTATTATCAGAATATGATTTGAATTTAGTTCATGTTTTATGTTTATCAAGATTATATGAAGAGGACAAATTATCTCAAAAAGATTTATCTGATGGATTCTATTTAACCAAAGGCGCAATAACAAAAGCAGTTAAAAAACTAGAAAAAAATGGATTAATTAAACGTGAAAAATCAGATAATGATAAAAGACAGTATGAATTAACATTAACATCCAAAGGAAAGGAAATAATCCCTGTAATTGAAAAAATAAATTCAAAATGGGAAGAAATAATGGGATTAGATAATGTATCTGATGAATTTTATGAGGAATTTACTAAATTAACCTTTAAATCTGTGGAATTAAATAAAAAATTAAAGTAACTACTATTCTAAAAAACTATTTTAAAATCTATAAAAAAAAACAAAATTATATTATCTAAACTCAGATACATACTCAAATTAATTTGTAGTGATTTCATAATATTAATTGAATTTCCTATCTAATGAAGTTACTCTGCTTATGGATTAGCACACAAGTTAATTACTTTTACTTTTTTTAATTTAAAAAGAAATAATGTCTTTATAGGTTATAAAGGCTATTTTTAATTACATTTTCACGAAATATTCACTGGAAGGGGGGAATTTAAATATTATAAAATAGGATATATATATAACTACATTTTTAATGGTGATAATATGGCCAGAAAATCTTTCAATGAAAAATTACAAGACTCTAAAGATATGCCTAAAATTGTTGAAGTAACTGATGAAAAATCAGTTAAAAGATATGGTGGAACTCAAATGCTAATAGCTCCACCATTAGAATATAATGAACTTATGTCTAAAGTCCCTAAAGGAAAAATAATCACTATTAAAGAAATTAGGGAATTTTTAGCTAAAAAACATGGGGCTGAATTTACATGTCCAATGACTGCAGGAATATTTATTAGTTTGTCAGCCAGGGCTAGCTGTGAAAGACTTGATGATAGGATACCCTTTTGGAGAACTCTTAAAGCGGATGGTGAATTAAATCCAAAATATCCTGGAGGAATTGAATATCAAAAAGAGAAACTATCCTCTGAAGGCCATACTTTTAAAACAAAAGGTCGTAAGAACATCAGATATTTTGTTGAAGACTATGAAGATAAATTATATGATTTAACAATTTAATAAAACTAAAATTTATCAATATCACGGTTGTGAATCCATTCACGATGTTTGCCAATAGCTACTCTAGTTTTTTATAGGTTATAAAAGGCTATTTTTATTACACATAAGTTCAGCTATTTTTTTTCTGAACTTTACTTTTTTTTTATTTTTTATTTAGTTATTGATGTTTTTTTTGAAAAGACATTATAAATTTCTTCCCATTTTTCAACATAATCTGTATACTTATAATATTTTATCCTATCAACACTTGCATTTTGTTTTTTATGAGGTTTGCTATTCGTTTCATAAACAGCAAACTCTTCAAAATCAGTTAAGATAGATAAAGGTAACTTTGCATTCCATGCATATCTTCGTGCTTGGAATGCAGGATGTTTATCCTTATCTAATTTAACACTTGGTTTTTTAGCTTCAACAAAGAATATTTTTTGACCGCCAAGTCTAAATGAATAATCAGGAGCTTTAACTTTACCATTAATTTTAACAGTATCTTCAAAAACAACTTCTTTATATTGGGGAGCTTTTTCTTTTTTGTTATGAACATCCCATCCTAGAGCTTCAAAAAAAGGATTTATAAATTCAATTTTTGTATTTTCTTCATCAAAATCAGAACTTGTATAAATATGTTCATTATCCTTAAATTTTTTAACTAATTTTACAATACTTTCTGGAGCAGAAATAGCCATATCAACCACCATTCATAAATATTTTTCTAGTTATTTGTTATAAAATATGTTGTTATTAGGGGTTTCTTTTCAAAAAAAAACATCAATAACTAAATAAAAAATAAAAAAAAAGTAAAGTTCAGAAAAAAAATAGCTGAACTTATGTGTAATAAAAATAGCCTTTTATAACCTATAAAAAACAGACATTATCATACAAGTGCTAATTTAGTTCGTGATGTTGCATTAGGCGCTTTAATTGTAAAAGAAATTATCAAAAAATAATTATTTATTATTTTTTTGAGTTTTATTTATTTTTAATCATTTTTTTATTTTTTAACAAATTTTAGGTTATTTTGAAATGTTGAATATTATCCCCATTTAGATAATTATGGGCAGCATTTAGTTTTAGGCGATGATTTTTTTCAAAAATTAAATTTGAATATTAAAATCAAATTTAGGCGTACCTAAAAATATTTATATTATTTTAATGTAATATAAAATCATGACTGAAAAACATTTGCCAATATTTGGTGTGGGTCCATATTTAATTTCCTCCATAGCATTTATAACATTATTCGCACTGGCATTAGATTATTTGAAAATAATACCGCCATATAGTATAAATCCAATAAAACCTATTTTTGTT
This window contains:
- a CDS encoding MGMT family protein, whose translation is MARKSFNEKLQDSKDMPKIVEVTDEKSVKRYGGTQMLIAPPLEYNELMSKVPKGKIITIKEIREFLAKKHGAEFTCPMTAGIFISLSARASCERLDDRIPFWRTLKADGELNPKYPGGIEYQKEKLSSEGHTFKTKGRKNIRYFVEDYEDKLYDLTI
- a CDS encoding MarR family winged helix-turn-helix transcriptional regulator; this translates as MSSEDINLYNPNRLGDLLFIFHTNHKKYLNNLLSEYDLNLVHVLCLSRLYEEDKLSQKDLSDGFYLTKGAITKAVKKLEKNGLIKREKSDNDKRQYELTLTSKGKEIIPVIEKINSKWEEIMGLDNVSDEFYEEFTKLTFKSVELNKKLK
- a CDS encoding type I restriction endonuclease, translating into MAISAPESIVKLVKKFKDNEHIYTSSDFDEENTKIEFINPFFEALGWDVHNKKEKAPQYKEVVFEDTVKINGKVKAPDYSFRLGGQKIFFVEAKKPSVKLDKDKHPAFQARRYAWNAKLPLSILTDFEEFAVYETNSKPHKKQNASVDRIKYYKYTDYVEKWEEIYNVFSKKTSITK
- a CDS encoding 3-hydroxyacyl-CoA dehydrogenase; this encodes MSIKKVVVAGGGVLGSQIALQSAYCGFDTTIWLRSEGSIERTEAKLEKFKNAYLEDLEAMKTDESAYCRGLIKKEDISDEKIEELKEQVINAYESITLTTSYEEAAKDADLIIEAIAEIPEEKIAFYQELAKYMPEKTILVTNSSTLLPSTFAEYTGRPEKYLCLHFANSIWKNNTAEVMGHAGTEQKYFDEVVKFAEDINMIPLEVKKEQPGYILNSLLVPFLEAATHLWANEVADPETIDKTWMLATGAPAGPFHIIDIVGLTTLYNIASMAPEAKDPDSIQAKKLKLIKEKIDKGELGISAGKGFYEY